One Benincasa hispida cultivar B227 chromosome 5, ASM972705v1, whole genome shotgun sequence genomic window carries:
- the LOC120077184 gene encoding uncharacterized protein LOC120077184, with protein sequence MATPVLMVPDGSRNFVIYSDASKKGLGCVFMQHGEGPKVEDSRLATVNGCVRMEVEERVHGFYYEFAQYSEEIWVLIDRLTKVAHFIRGKPTYAVSKWTQLYIKEIVRLHGVPVSIVSDRDPRFTFSFWKSLQAGLKDAVKLQYRLPALDGWANKIVPESGANEGVLRFEKKGKLSPCFVGSFKILERVGPVAYRLALPPSLSAVHHVFHVSMLRKYLTDSSNMVNFEPLQLNENLSYEEKPTQIMVREVKFLRNREVPLMKVLWQNHQLEEATWEREDEMRTLHLELFQD encoded by the exons ATGGCCACACCAGTTCTCATGGTACCAGATGGGTCTAGGAATTTCGTGATCTACAGTGATGCTTCTAAGAAGGGTTTGGGTTGTGTGTTTATGCAGCATG GTGAAGGCCCTAAGGTAGAAGATAGCAGGCTTGCTACAGTCAATGGATGTGTCAGAATGGAAGTGGAAGAACGTGTCCATGGATTTTATTACGAGTTTGCACAGTACAGCGAAGAGATTTGGGTTCTGATAGACCGACTCACCAAGGTGGCGCATTTCATTCGAGGGAAGCCCACGTACGCGGTGAGTAAGTGGACTCAGTTATATATAAAGGAGATAGTAAGATTGCATGGGGTGCCAGTGTCAATTGTGTCCGACAGGGACCCTCGTTTCACCTTCAGTTTTTGGAAGAGCCTCCAGGCAGGCCTTAAGGATGCGGTTAAACTTCAATACAGGCTTCCAGCCCTAGACGGATGGGCAAACAAAAT TGTTCCTGAAAGTGGCGCCAATGAAGGTGTCCTGAGATTCGAAAAGAAGGGTAAGCTAAGTCCGTGTTTTGTAGGGTCATTTAAGATCTTAGAGCGAGTCGGCCCTGTGGCTTACCGTTTGGCTTTGCCACCGTCTCTCTCCGCAGTTCATCATGTTTTTCATGTCTCCATGCTGAGGAAGTATTTAACGGACTCGTCTAATATGGTGAACTTTGAGCCCTTGCAGCTGAATGAAAACTTAAGTTACGAAGAGAAGCCTACGCAAATTATGGTCAGGGAGGTGAAATTTTTGCGCAATAGGGAGGTGCCGCTGATGAAGGTGTTGTGGCAAAACCATCAGCTTGAGGAAGCAACTTGGGAGCGAGAGGACGAGATGAGAACACTGCATCTAGAGCTCTTCCAGGACTAG